CATGGTGGCCTACCTCGGTGTGATTCCGGTCTGGGATATTGGTCGTGGCTTCGTCCGGCTGTGGGACGATGCGGGTAAGGCGACGAGCGTCATCGAGTTGCAGGACATCGGCCACCGGTTCGGGCGGGTGTTGGGGACGAACGGCACGCGCGTCCTGGTGCTGCTCGTCACTGCGGCCCTTGGCGGAAAGAGCGCGATGGCGGCCCAGGGCCCCAAACTCCCCGGTTTCTCCCAGGCCGCACTTCGCGCGCAGGCCGAGGGGGGCTTCCAGCTTACGAGCGCCCTGAATGGCGAGGTGGGCTCGATCGCGTTGCCTGCTGCCGGTGTACTCAACGTCGCGCTCGCTCCCGGAGCGGTTGCAGCGATTGCGATGTACTCGCAAGGGATCGTGCCGGGCGACGCAGAGGGTTCAGTTCATCACATCTGCACCAACAAAAACACCAAATCCGCTGTGTCCGGTGGTCCTTGGACACCAATCTGCGAGGAAATCTTCGAGAAGGCAGGGATGAGCCTCGAAGATGTCGCAAATAAAGTGCGACTCAATGGACACGAAGGACCTCATCCCGAGCGGTATCACAGAGAGGTGGCAGAGCGCCTGAAAGTGGCTGTAAGTACTTGCAGAACCACTGATGCTTGTCGAGTTGAGTTGGTGAACGAACTCGCGAAGATCGCGGATGAGCTGCTTACGGCGGGTTCGCCGCTGCGGAGTTACATTGTGAAGTAGGAGGAGCGCGGTGGAACGTCATTTTTATTGGGTGCGAACTGCTGATGTACCTCAATGGTACATCACGACTCCTGTACCGGCAACGGGCGGAAAGTTCGAGGAGCCTTGGATGTTCGGGGAAGGGCGCCTCCTTCCGGATCCTGGGCCCATCAAAGCTCCGGTGAGGAACCAGGGCGAGAGGCGCACATTTATGTTCGTCGGCGTTGAGAGTGTCCCCATCATCAACGAAGCAGTCGCCAATGTTTTCAGGACGCTGGCACCTGATGATGTGCAGCTATTTTCGGTGACGGTGGGCGGCGAGTCCGAGCAGTACTTCATTGTTAATGCACTCAAATCCATTGACTGCATTGACGAAGTGAACTGCCGGGAAGTCCACCTATATGACCAAGACGACCCTGAACCTGCGCGCAGAGGGGCTTATCGCTGGATCTACGGCTTGCGAATTGACCCAGCGAAGACTGAAGGTGCGCGTGTCTTCAGGCCGAAGAGGTTCACTCACGCACTCATTGTCTCCGAAGAGGTCAAGGCTGCGCTCGAAAGAGTAGGGAATCTGGGGGTTGATTTCGAGCGGGTGACGGGGCCGCATGAGCCGCTGCCACCGCCGCGCGAGGTTCCAGCTACGCTCAAGCAAGCCCGGGAGGCGAGGGCCGCCGCGTACAGCAAGCTTGGGGAGCTCTCCGAAGATGTCGTCAGACGCATCGTTCCCACGAGCGGAAACTGGCCTGGTGGTGTTCAGGCATGGCGGGTCATCAAGAGAGGCCAGCGGACCCTATTCGTGAGTGATGGGCTGTCCGACCCCTTTCCTGACGCGAGCGCGCCGTCCTTGGGATTCGGATTCGAGCTGGCAGTTGAGACGGACGAGGAACTGCCGGGGGACGACGGGTGGCCGTTGGATATGTTGATGCGGGTCTCGGATGGCTTTGCCAACTACGCGGACACTCGGAAGCTCCTGGAGACAGGGCTAGCGTTCATAAACTTCTCTGGTAAGGGAATGCCGGAACAGCTTGTGGTGCCGCCAGATGTCTTCAAGAAGCTCCGGCCGAACGACTGGGTGTCAGAACACGGGATGTCAATGGTGCTGATCGGGTTGGAGCCGCCGACCCTGCGGACGAGCTTCCCCACGCCCGCCGGTCCAGTGCGCCTCGTTTCCACGATGGCTATGCACTCGAGCGAGATAGTCGCTTACCTGGAGCGCGGAGGAGATGAGTTGATTCCCCTCTTCCTGAAGTGCGCCGACATGCCCCTGTCGAGCACGAAGAGGAGTCCGGTTATCTAGTCAAGACCACTGGCCCCGGTTACGTGGCTCTCCCGCACATTGTGATGAGGTAGGGCCTCTGCGTTGCCAAGAGCTGGTTTCCAACACGCTGGTTCGTTGCTCGGAGGCAGCCGCCGGAGGCGGCAGGCCCAGGATGAGTCCTCCTGCAATCAGGAGCGCTTTGACGAGTGCCTACAAACCATGTCTGGGTTCTCCGCGAGTTCCTGACGGAGGAATAGGACGCAGCAACTCCAGCCCGGTGAAGAAGAGGTGCATGATGCCGTCCAGCGGCCAGTGCTTCATCCGAGTGCGAGTCATGCTCGAGCTGCAATAGAACTGTATACTAATTCCCACTTCGCCTTTTAGTATGAGCCGTGGTCATGAATTTGAGTTACGTTGCTTATCGTGACCACGCACGGCATACAGATTCCCTCCTCTGGAGCGCGCACCGCAGGGATCGGCCTGTTGGTGGTGGCCGGGCTCTGCCATGCGCAAGGCGCGGGCTCCTCATCCCTGACGTGCCCGGCGGCTCCGCCCCCGAGTGAGCGGCCCATCGAGAAACACGTGTCGTGCCTCGTGCCGGTGGAGACCGTCCTGCGCCAGCATGAGCAGGGCAAGGTCATGCTCGTGGACGTGCGCGACGCCGAGTCGTTCAGTCGCTATCGCATTCCGGGGTCGCTCAACATCCCGCTGCACGCCGTGAAGACAAAGGCGTTCCTGCGGCCGGAGTCGATCGTCCTCGTGAATCAGGGTCATGTCACCGCGGCACTCGAGGTCGGCTGCTCCGAGCTGAAGCGCGCGGGCTTTTCGAACGTCGCCGTCCTGCAGGGAGGACTGCGTGCCTGGCTCGCGGGCCGTGGCGCGCTGGAAGGAGAGGCACGTTCGGCCCACGACCTCGACCGCCTCATGCCCGCGGAGCTCTTCGCCGAACGCATGAGGACAGACTGGCTCGTCTTGATCTTCTCGAAGGACCAGCACGCGTCACTGCGCTGCTGGCTCCCGTCGCGCGTCGAGCAGGTGACCGGCAAGAGCGCCCCGGCGATTCGCGCGATCAAGGTGGCGGTCGACCGGGCGCGACAGGCCGCTCCCGGTCTGCGCGTGCTCATGGCCAGCGACACCGACACCGAGCACGCCATGCTCTCCGCCCTGATGAAGGAAGCTGGCGTGCAGGACGCGCTGTACCTGGAGTCCGGGCTCGAGGGCTATCGAGAGTTCGTGTCGGATCAGAGCGCAATCTGGGGACGTCAGGAAAAGACGAGGGCGTCCTCATGCTGCGGCTGACCTCGCTCATCGCGATGCTGGCGGCGTTCTTCGTGGGCCTGCCCCGAGTTGTCGCCATGCCCGTGAGCGAGACTGGCTCACGAGCGCCTGCTGATTACGCCATCCCCAGGCAGCTTCGCTACAGCTTCACGCTTCGCAACACCACGGCGCGGCCAATCACGAAGGTGGAATTCCTCACGCTCGCGCCGGTGCCGCGGACGTCACACCAGTGGCTCGAGAAGCTCACCGCGACACACCCCTACCGCGTGTCGCGCGATTCGCTCGGCAACGAACTCCTCCGCTTCGAGTTCGAGACGCTTCCCCCGTACGCATCGAGGATCATCAGCATCACCGCCGACCTGAAGATGGCGGAGCGCGGCACGGAGGCGTCCGGCGGCGACGTCGCGCGCTTTACCAGGCCAGAGCGTTACATCGAATCGAGCGACCCTCGGGTGAGTGAGATCGCGCGGGCAGTGCGCGACCCGTCCGCCCTTCGCACGGTCCGGCAGGCCTATGACTGGGTGGCCGCCAACGTGCAGCCGTCCGACTATGTCCCCGACGATCGTGGTGCGCTCTACCTGCTCGAGCAGCGCCGGGGAGATTGCACCGAGTTCGCGTACCTGGTGGCGGCGCTCTCCCGAGCGAACCAGGTGCCGGCGAGGCCCATGGGTGGGTACATGCTCCACGGCAACTCGATCGTCGGGCCGGCGGACTACCACAACTGGGCGGAGGTCCTGGTCGACGGCCGCTGGCTGATCGTGGACGCGCACCAGAAGTCGTTCGCGGAGCACGAGACCGACTACGTCGCGATGCGGATCATCTCGACCGAGCCGGCGGAGGACGCTCCGGCCGTTGGGTTCAACCGTTACGAGATCAGGACGCCAGGTGTCGACGTGTCGATGAACTGAAGTGAACTGAAGTAGGGGGGAGTCGTCGATGAGGCCTCTGGGGGGAAGGGGTCTGAATGCAGGTGGGGGCCTCCTCGGCCTGCTGGCTTTGCTTTGTTCTGGGATTGCGCTGGCGCTCGACGTTTCTGGTCCGATCAACTCCACCACCACCTGGTCGGCCGCGCAGAGCCCGTACCGGGTCGTCGGCAGCGTCACCGTCCAGGGCGGCGCGACCCTGGTCATCGAGCCGGGCGTGACCGTGCTCATGCAGCCGGGGACGAGCCTGAGCGTCTCGTCGGGCACCCTGCGCGCGCGCGGTACCGCCGTCCTGCCCATCGTGTTCACGGCCGAGTCCGACACGGCCGGAGGGTCGCCGGTCCCCGGCAACTGGGGCGTGCTGCGGTTCGCGAACGGGACGAATGATTCGCTCACGGTCCTGGAGTACGTCGAGGTCCGCTACGGACAGGGCGTCGTCATCGAGTCAGCGGCGCCCACGCTCAACCACGTCTGGCTGATCAACAACAGCGGGCCGGCCGTGACCGCCGACCTCGCCTCGTCTCCGGTCGGCGTTGGGCTGCGGGCGACGGGCAACGGGGTTGACGGCGTGCTGCTGCCGCCGGGGGAGATCACGGGGGCGGTGGTGTGGGGGTTGCGCGGCATCCCCTATGTCGTGAGCCAGGGTCTGGTGTCGGTAGGTCGCGCGCCAGCCGTGACCTCGGTGGCGCCGTCGCGGATCGCCCAGGGACAGACGGTGACGATGACGGTGAGCGGGACGCGGCTCGGCGGCGTGGAGCGCGTGCGCTTCGACAACGCCGCCCTCTCCGGAACCGTGCTCCCGGGCGGCGGCGACACGTCCTTCAGCGTCGACGTGACCGCCTCGGCGCAGGCGGCGACGGGTTCCACCGCGCTCGAGGTGTTGGTCGCCGCGGGCCACGCTCGGCTCGAGGGCGCGGTGACGGCCGTCCCGCCGAGGCCGCCGATCGTCGTGGACGGCATGACGCCGGGCTCGCTCCGCCGCGGCGAGAGCAAGTCCTTCCAGGCGACCGGGCAGAACCTGGCGGGGGCGAACGTCACCACCACCGCCACCGGCCTCACCCTCGGCAACGTCTCGTCCAGCGCCACGTCGTTGAGCTTCACCCTGGCGGCGTCGGCGAGCGCGGCGTTGGGAGACCAGACGCTGACCTTCACGAACCCAGCCTCGGCCTCGGGCAGTGCCACGGCGGTGGTGACCGTGGTCGATCTGCCACCGACGGTGGTGACGAGCCCGGCCCCGGTCGCGGTGCCGCCGGACAACGTCGCCCGTCTTATCAAGCTGCGGCTCTCACGGCCCGACGTGGTCAATCACACCTTCGCGGTGAGCATCGGCAACACGAACATCGCCACGGTCTCACCGGCGGACGTCGCCATCTCCGCGGGTCAGACCGAGGCGAACCTGCTGGTCACCGGCCGGGTGTTGGGTCAGACGGTGCTCACCCTCGTGTCGCCGACCCTGGGTACGGTGACCACGCCGGTCTTCGTCACCACCGAGTTCTCCGGGCTCAACACCAGCTTCGCGCTCCCCCTCGGGGTCGTGGTGACGCCCTCTCCGCTCCCGTCCTCGTCGGCGGTTGAGGTGGTCTCCAACCTGGTGGGCGTCGCGCTGGGCGATCACCTCGCCGACGTCAGCCCCCGGGTGTTCACCATCGGCACCGGCCCCGTGCCGCTCGTGATCTCCGGTAGCGGCCTGGCCTCGGTCACCGAGGTGAGCCTTTTGCCCGGGGATGGAGTGACCCTGGGCGCTCCCGCGGCGAGCCCGGACGGCAGCCAGCTCACGGTTCCGGTGACGGTCGCCGCCGACGCGCCGCTCACTGTCCGCCGGCTCGTCCTCTCCGGTGGCGGCCCCCTTCTCCCCATGCGGCCAGACGCCGACCGGATCAAGATCGTGCGGCCGGTCCCGATCATCGACTGGATCTCCCCGCTGTTCGTGCAGACCGGCTCCAGCGGCGTCGGCCTCACCGTGGTCGGCCGCAACTTCCAGGACCTTCAGGGCGTGGGCATCATGCCCAACGACGGGATCTCGGTCGGCTCACCAGTCGTGACCCCGGATGGCACCCGTCTCACGGTAAACTTCAGCGTCGCGGCGGACGCGACGCTCGGGCCGCGGGTGGTGACGGTCTCCACGCTCGGCGGAACGTCTCCCACGATCCCATCGGCCGCCAACACCCTCACGGTGGTCCAAGGCACGGCACAGGACATCACGCCGGTGGCCGCGGCGTCGCTTGGCGTGGTGCTCGACCAGGTGAGCCCGCCAGCCTCCCAGACGTTCGGCGTGTGGCCGTCGAACGTGGGAGTGATCTTCGGGAGCGCGGTGACGTCGATCAGCCCGAAGGCGGGTGAGATTGGCTCGAACGTCACGCTTTCGCTCCAGGGCGCCGGGCTCGGTGGCGTCACGGCCGTGCAGCTCAGCCCCTCGACGGGCCTCACCGTGGGGACGCCGCAGCTCGCGCCCGATGGCAACTCCCTGACCGTGAGCCTGGCGATCGCGGCCGACGCGCCCCAGACGATGCGCACCGTGCAGGTGCTCGCGGGTAGCCAGCGGATCGACTTCGTGTCGGTGGCGGACGCGCTCTTCCGCGTCACCCCACCGCCGCCCCGCATCGACTGGATCAGCCCGCTGTCGGTGCAGATCGGCGCCGCCCCCACCACGCTCACCATCGCTGGCGCCAATCTTCAGGACGCGTCGCGAGTCAGTGTCCTCCCGCCGGACGGGATGATGCTCTCCGCGCCGAGCACCAACGCCGCTGGTACGACCATCACGGTCACCATCGCGGCCGCCGCGGGCGCGGCGACGGGGCCGCGCGTCGTGACCCTCACCACCCCGGCCGGTGAGACTCCCAGCACACCCGGCGCGGCCAACACGCTCACCGTGGCGTCGACTGCCGGGACGAGCTTCGGGCCTTTCGCGACGTCGCTGGGCGTGACCCTCCAGGAACAGGTCACGCCGTCGCCGGTGCCGTACGGCCCGCTCCTGTCGCCCGCGGTGGGTGTGGATGTCACGGTCGAGGCGCCGACGACCGGCACGGCCCAACTCGTGACCGGTGCGCTGGTGGGCGTGGCCTTCGGCCCCACGGCGCAGGCGCTCTCGCCCGCGGGCGTCCTCGCCGGTCAGTCCGCCACGATCACGATCTCCGGAGCGAGCCTCGATGCCGTCACCTCGGTCGCCGTTGTCCCTTCCACGGGGCTGACGCTCGGCGCGTTCACCGTGAGCG
Above is a window of Cystobacter fuscus DNA encoding:
- a CDS encoding AHH domain-containing protein, producing MSEAEFKVALTQLLLDMRMDVAFREIEEADERGWVRSRTLLASSKGLADSGLGSSPESLYTRICPDTDDCLTLVGGTGLSFGRKDRTLMALSFALDTVWESVEAEVGKMLNPVVLKAMLTSVALSVLLTMTLPEPVTKVLAVALTAAMVAYLGVIPVWDIGRGFVRLWDDAGKATSVIELQDIGHRFGRVLGTNGTRVLVLLVTAALGGKSAMAAQGPKLPGFSQAALRAQAEGGFQLTSALNGEVGSIALPAAGVLNVALAPGAVAAIAMYSQGIVPGDAEGSVHHICTNKNTKSAVSGGPWTPICEEIFEKAGMSLEDVANKVRLNGHEGPHPERYHREVAERLKVAVSTCRTTDACRVELVNELAKIADELLTAGSPLRSYIVK
- a CDS encoding imm11 family protein, with the protein product MFVGVESVPIINEAVANVFRTLAPDDVQLFSVTVGGESEQYFIVNALKSIDCIDEVNCREVHLYDQDDPEPARRGAYRWIYGLRIDPAKTEGARVFRPKRFTHALIVSEEVKAALERVGNLGVDFERVTGPHEPLPPPREVPATLKQAREARAAAYSKLGELSEDVVRRIVPTSGNWPGGVQAWRVIKRGQRTLFVSDGLSDPFPDASAPSLGFGFELAVETDEELPGDDGWPLDMLMRVSDGFANYADTRKLLETGLAFINFSGKGMPEQLVVPPDVFKKLRPNDWVSEHGMSMVLIGLEPPTLRTSFPTPAGPVRLVSTMAMHSSEIVAYLERGGDELIPLFLKCADMPLSSTKRSPVI
- a CDS encoding rhodanese-like domain-containing protein — translated: MPVETVLRQHEQGKVMLVDVRDAESFSRYRIPGSLNIPLHAVKTKAFLRPESIVLVNQGHVTAALEVGCSELKRAGFSNVAVLQGGLRAWLAGRGALEGEARSAHDLDRLMPAELFAERMRTDWLVLIFSKDQHASLRCWLPSRVEQVTGKSAPAIRAIKVAVDRARQAAPGLRVLMASDTDTEHAMLSALMKEAGVQDALYLESGLEGYREFVSDQSAIWGRQEKTRASSCCG
- a CDS encoding transglutaminase-like domain-containing protein, which gives rise to MLRLTSLIAMLAAFFVGLPRVVAMPVSETGSRAPADYAIPRQLRYSFTLRNTTARPITKVEFLTLAPVPRTSHQWLEKLTATHPYRVSRDSLGNELLRFEFETLPPYASRIISITADLKMAERGTEASGGDVARFTRPERYIESSDPRVSEIARAVRDPSALRTVRQAYDWVAANVQPSDYVPDDRGALYLLEQRRGDCTEFAYLVAALSRANQVPARPMGGYMLHGNSIVGPADYHNWAEVLVDGRWLIVDAHQKSFAEHETDYVAMRIISTEPAEDAPAVGFNRYEIRTPGVDVSMN